A part of Hippopotamus amphibius kiboko isolate mHipAmp2 chromosome 16, mHipAmp2.hap2, whole genome shotgun sequence genomic DNA contains:
- the GNG8 gene encoding guanine nucleotide-binding protein G(I)/G(S)/G(O) subunit gamma-8, whose product MSNNMAKIAEARKTVEQLKLEVNIDRMKVSQAAAELLAFCETHAKDDPLVTPVPAAENPFRDKRLFCVLL is encoded by the exons ATGTCCAACAACATGGCCAAGATCGCGGAGGCCCGGAAGACGGTGGAGCAGCTGAAGCTGGAGGTGAACATCGACCGCATGAAG GTGTCACAGGCCGCTGCCGAGCTCCTGGCTTTCTGCGAGACTCACGCCAAAGACGACCCGCTGGTGACGCCAGTACCCGCCGCAGAGAACCCCTTCCGCGACAAGCGCCTCTTTTGCGTCCTTCTCTGA